In one Trichosurus vulpecula isolate mTriVul1 chromosome 8, mTriVul1.pri, whole genome shotgun sequence genomic region, the following are encoded:
- the LOC118829401 gene encoding olfactory receptor 11H6-like — MEDKRMNFVLEPNRSITHTVTEFVLLGFSGNRRMQNLLFSLILVIYMLTLLGNGAIVCAVKWDKQLHTPMYILLGNFAFLEIWYVSSTVPNMLANFLSKTKTISFSGCFLQFYFFFSLGVTECVFLSVMAYDRYVAICHPLHYPIKMTGQFCATLISTCWVSGFLYYPVPIILISQLPFCGPNVIDHFVCDQGPLLALICVPAPVVKLTCYTLNSMIIFGSLFPILVSYTLVLRAVLRVPSGAGRHKAFSTCGSHLVVVSLFYGTLMVMFVSPTSGNPAEMQKIVTLMYSVVTPLLNPLIYSLRNKDMKNALRKVLGGLKISQSS, encoded by the exons ATGGAGGACAAAAGGATGAATTTTG TTTTGGAGCCTAACAGGTCAATCACACACACTGTGACTGAGTTTGTCCTCCTGGGTTTTTCTGGTAACAGGAGGATGCAGaatctcctcttctccttgatcttggtGATATACATGCTGACTTTGTTGGGGAATGGAGCCATTGTCTGTGCAGTAAAATGGGACAAGCAGCTCCACACACCCATGTACATCCTCTTGGGGAACTTTGCTTTCCTTGAAATATGGTATGTTTCTTCTACTGTTCCCAACATGTTGGCCAACTTTCTATCCAAGACCAAGACCATCTCCTTCTCTGGATGCTTCTTgcagttctatttctttttctctcttgggGTTACTGAGTGTGTCTTCCTATCAGTCATGGCATATGATCGGTACGTAGCCATCTGCCATCCACTACACTATCCCATCAAAATGACAGGACAGTTTTGTGCCACCCTGATATCTACCTGTTGGGTTAGTGGCTTCCTTTATTACCCAGTTCCTATTATTCTTATATCTCAGTTGCCCTTCTGTGGCCCTAATGTCATTGATCACTTTGTCTGTGACCAAGGCCCATTACTTGCACTTATCTGTGTCCCCGCTCCTGTTGTTAAACTCACCTGCTACACTTTGAACTCCATGATTATCTTTGGATCCTTATTCCCCATCCTTGTATCCTATACCCTTGTCCTAAGAGCTGTGTTGCGTGTTCCCTCTGGTGCTGGCCGACATAAAGCCTTCTCCACATGTGGATCCCATCTAGTGGTTGTATCTCTATTCTATGGCACCCTCATGGTGATGTTTGTAAGCCCAACATCTGGGAATCCAGCTGAAATGCAGAAGATTGTCACATTGATGTACTCAGTAGTAACTCCACTCTTAAACCCCCTAATCTACAGTCTACGCAACAAGGACATGAAAAATGCCCTGAGGAAAGTCCTAGGAGGATTGAAAATTAGCCAGAGTTCATGA